From Hirundo rustica isolate bHirRus1 chromosome 1, bHirRus1.pri.v3, whole genome shotgun sequence, a single genomic window includes:
- the NDUFV2 gene encoding NADH dehydrogenase [ubiquinone] flavoprotein 2, mitochondrial, which translates to MAGTAGTAPAPGAGRDSRDSRDSPRSRGGQARGGRTPAHARCASPWRCAEEGEPGPQGEGSGQGEAAGAGIGAPAAAAMLLCAALRAAAERSVRQIRYLHGTAERNATGALFVHRDSPENNPDTPFEFTPENLKRIEAIINNYPEGHKSAAVMAVLDLAQRQHGWLPISAMNKVAEVLEMPPMRVYEVATFYTMYNRKPVGKYHIQVCTTTPCMLRDSDSILEAIKKKLGIKVGETTPDKLFTLIEVECLGACVNAPMVQINDNYYEDLTPKDIEDIIDELKAGKVPKPGPRSGRFSCEPAGGLTSLTEPPKGPGFGVRDDL; encoded by the exons atggcagggacagccggaacagcccctgctcccggggcgggcagggacagccgggacagccgggacagcccccgctcccggggcgggcaggcgcggggcgggcgcaCCCCGGCGCATGCGCGCTGCGCGTCTCCTTGGCGCTGCGCGGAGGAGGGCGAGCCCGGGCCTCAAGGAGAGGGTTCGGGacaaggagaagcagcaggagcggggatcggcgctcccgccgccgccgccatgctCCTGTGCGCTGCCCTGCGCGCCGCGGCCGAACGCTCG GTAAGACAGATCCGATACTTGCATGGAACAGCAGAGCGCAATGCCACTGGAGCCTTATTTGTG CATAGAGATAGTCCTGAAAACAATCCAGATACTCCATTTGAGTTCACACCTGAAAACCTAAAG CGAATAGAAGCGATCATAAACAACTACCCAGAGGGACACAAGTCTGCAGCTGTCATGGCAGTACTGGATTTGGCCCAAAGACAGCATGGATGGCTGCCCATATCAGCTATGAACAAG GTTGCTGAAGTTTTAGAAATGCCTCCCATGAGAGTCTATGAAGTAGCAACCTTCTACACCATGTACAATCGCAAACCTGTTGGGAAATACCACATCCAGGTCTGCACCACCACACCGTGCATGCTGCGAGACTCTGACAGCATTTTAGAAGCCATTAAGAAGAAACTTG GTATTAAAGTTGGGGAAACAACACCTGATAAACTCTTCACGCTGATAGAAGTGGAATGTTTAGGTGCTTGTGTAAATGCACCCATGGTACAAATAAATGACAATTACTAT gaagaTTTGACACCCAAAGATATTGAAGACATAATTGATGAGCTAAAGGCTGGCAAAGTTCCTAAACCAGGCCCAAG gaGTGGACGTTTTTCTTGTGAGCCAGCTGGTGGCCTTACTTCCCTGACTGAACCACCAAAAGGACCAGGTTTTGGAGTTCGAGATGACCTCTAA